The following are encoded together in the Pseudomonas sediminis genome:
- a CDS encoding DNA polymerase III subunit chi — translation MPRIEFYVLSSSDATGRLRAACQLALKAWSAGLPVFVRGSDEAQCGELDELLWTFKAERFVPHDLHRDAPLSPVVLGIDEVPSAEQGVLINLGSSLSPHVERFSRIIEIVNQQPELLNACRENFRTYRQRGYDPQRVEL, via the coding sequence ATGCCCAGAATCGAGTTCTACGTCCTCTCCTCCAGCGATGCCACAGGACGCCTGCGCGCGGCCTGCCAACTGGCGCTCAAGGCCTGGAGCGCCGGCCTGCCGGTATTCGTTCGCGGCAGCGACGAGGCGCAGTGCGGTGAACTCGACGAACTGCTGTGGACGTTCAAAGCCGAACGTTTCGTGCCTCATGATCTGCATCGCGATGCTCCGCTGTCGCCCGTGGTGCTGGGCATCGACGAAGTGCCCAGTGCCGAGCAGGGCGTGCTGATCAACCTCGGCAGCAGCTTGTCGCCGCATGTCGAGCGCTTTTCTCGCATCATCGAGATCGTCAATCAGCAGCCTGAACTGCTCAACGCCTGTCGCGAGAATTTCCGTACCTATCGCCAGCGCGGGTATGATCCGCAACGCGTCGAACTTTAG
- the nhaC gene encoding Na+/H+ antiporter NhaC — translation MTVRSPSLLDALLPIGVLVVLLSLSVYLFGDASSSGPNQIALMSAAFVAGLVGLKNGLRWAEIEEGILAGIHMAMKANLILLAVGALIGTWILAGTVPTMIWLGLKLISAEYFYLTSCLICALTALSIGSSWTVAGTLGIGLMGVAAGLGLDPAITAGAIISGAYFGDKLSPLSDTTNLAPAAAGADLFAHIRNMLRTTVPALLIALAIFFTLGQQASAEHDTSRIAEVLSALEAQFNLGWHLLLPVAFLLLLAVRQWAAFPAVFLAALLGAVFAVVFQPEVMARLADPQAGALAPLKTVWTALFAGYESASGNAELDGLLSKGGMASMLTTVWLIICAMCFGGVLERLGLLQRLLQSALRLVRSDSGLVASTITTTIGTNVITADQYIALVLPGRMYRAEYEKRGLAPTNLSRALEDGGTLTSVLVPWNTCGAYMAATLGVATLSYLPYCFFNLIMPVLAIALAYLLPPKPQTAV, via the coding sequence ATGACTGTTCGCTCCCCTTCCCTGCTCGATGCCTTGCTGCCCATTGGCGTACTCGTCGTGCTGCTCAGCCTCTCCGTTTACCTGTTCGGTGACGCCTCCTCCAGCGGCCCGAACCAGATCGCGCTGATGAGCGCCGCCTTCGTCGCCGGCCTGGTCGGCCTGAAGAATGGTCTGCGCTGGGCCGAGATCGAAGAAGGCATACTCGCTGGCATCCATATGGCGATGAAAGCCAACCTGATTCTTCTGGCGGTCGGCGCGCTGATCGGCACCTGGATTCTCGCCGGCACGGTGCCGACCATGATCTGGCTGGGCCTGAAGCTGATCAGCGCCGAGTACTTCTACCTCACCAGTTGCCTGATCTGCGCGCTCACCGCGCTGTCCATCGGCAGCTCGTGGACGGTGGCCGGCACCCTCGGCATCGGTCTGATGGGCGTGGCAGCAGGCCTGGGGCTGGACCCGGCGATCACCGCCGGCGCGATCATTTCCGGCGCCTACTTCGGCGACAAGCTGTCGCCACTATCGGACACCACCAACCTGGCGCCAGCGGCAGCCGGCGCCGACCTGTTCGCGCATATCCGCAACATGTTGCGCACCACGGTGCCGGCGTTGCTGATCGCCCTGGCGATCTTCTTCACCCTTGGCCAGCAGGCCAGCGCCGAACATGACACCAGCCGTATCGCCGAGGTGCTGAGCGCGCTGGAGGCACAGTTCAATCTCGGCTGGCACCTGCTGCTGCCGGTGGCCTTCCTGCTGCTGCTCGCGGTGCGCCAGTGGGCCGCATTCCCGGCGGTGTTTCTCGCCGCCCTGCTCGGTGCGGTATTCGCAGTGGTGTTCCAGCCGGAGGTGATGGCGCGCCTGGCTGACCCACAAGCGGGCGCCCTGGCGCCGCTGAAAACGGTATGGACTGCGCTGTTTGCCGGTTATGAATCGGCCAGCGGCAACGCCGAGCTCGATGGCCTGCTGTCCAAGGGCGGCATGGCCAGCATGCTCACCACTGTGTGGCTGATCATCTGCGCCATGTGCTTCGGCGGCGTGCTGGAGCGCCTCGGTCTGCTGCAGCGCCTGTTGCAGAGTGCCCTGCGCCTGGTGCGCAGCGACAGCGGCCTGGTCGCCAGCACCATCACCACCACCATCGGCACCAACGTCATCACCGCCGATCAGTACATCGCCCTGGTGCTGCCAGGGCGCATGTATCGCGCTGAATACGAAAAACGCGGCCTGGCGCCAACCAACCTGTCACGCGCTCTGGAAGACGGCGGCACCCTGACCTCGGTACTGGTGCCCTGGAATACCTGCGGCGCCTACATGGCCGCGACGCTAGGCGTGGCGACGTTGAGCTACCTGCCGTACTGCTTCTTCAACCTGATCATGCCGGTGCTGGCCATCGCCCTCGCCTACCTGCTGCCGCCCAAACCGCAGACTGCCGTTTGA
- a CDS encoding valine--tRNA ligase — translation MDKTYQPHAIETALYQNWEAKGYFAPQGSGEPYTIMIPPPNVTGSLHMGHGFNNSIMDALIRFRRMQGRNTLWQPGTDHAGIATQMVVERQLAADGIGRHDLGREKFLEKVWEWKEQSGGTITRQIRRLGSSVDWSRERFTMDDGLSEAVKEAFVRLHEDGLIYRGKRLVNWDTKFHTAISDLEVENHDEKGSLWNLRYPLADGKKTAEGNDYLIVATTRPETMLGDSAVAVHPEDERYKALIGSFVELPLLGRRIPIIADDYCDPEFGTGCVKITPAHDFNDYEVGKRHNLPLINIFDKNAAVLAQAQVFNLDGSVNEQIEANIPAQFAGLDRFEARKQIVAAFDAAGLLEKIEDHALKVPKGDRSGTVIEPWLTDQWYVSTKPLAEKAIAVVESGEIQFVPKQYENMYFSWMRDIQDWCISRQLWWGHRIPAWYDDAGNVYVGRDEAEVRAKHNLGDIALRQDEDVLDTWFSSGLWTFSTLGWPQQTDFLKTFHPTDVLVTGFDIIFFWVARMIMLSTHLTGQIPFKTVYVHGLVRDGQGQKMSKSKGNVLDPLDIVDGIDLEALVAKRTSGMMQPKLAEKIAKQTRAEFPDGIAAYGTDALRFTNLALASTGRDIKFDMGRVEGYRNFCNKLWNAANFVIENTDDKDTGVGGEAVELSPVDRWIISALQRTEADVTRHLDAFRFDLAAQTLYEFIWDEYCAWYLELVKPVLWDENAPIERQRGTRRTLVRVLEVILRLAHPFMPFITEEIWQRIKAQAGVQGDTLMLQPWPVANESRIDAAAEGDIEWVKQLMLGVRQIRGEMKISMAKRIDIIVANASAEDLRRLADFEPLLSKLAKLESVRVLAAGEEAPMSATTLVGEMEVLVPMAGLIDKDAELARLDKEIGRLEGEVQRVGGKLSNQGFVAKAPAEVLEKERAKLAEAEQALAKMVEQRGKIAAL, via the coding sequence ATGGACAAGACCTACCAGCCGCACGCCATTGAAACCGCCCTGTACCAGAACTGGGAAGCCAAGGGCTACTTCGCCCCGCAAGGCTCGGGCGAGCCGTACACCATCATGATCCCGCCGCCAAACGTCACCGGCAGCCTGCACATGGGCCACGGCTTCAACAACTCGATCATGGATGCGCTGATCCGCTTCCGCCGCATGCAGGGCCGCAACACCCTGTGGCAGCCGGGCACTGATCACGCGGGCATCGCCACGCAGATGGTGGTCGAGCGTCAGCTGGCCGCCGACGGTATTGGCCGCCACGACTTGGGCCGCGAGAAATTCCTGGAGAAGGTCTGGGAATGGAAGGAACAGTCCGGTGGCACCATCACCCGTCAGATTCGCCGCCTGGGCAGCTCGGTGGACTGGTCGCGCGAGCGCTTCACCATGGACGACGGCCTGTCCGAAGCCGTGAAAGAAGCCTTCGTACGCCTGCATGAAGACGGCCTGATCTATCGCGGCAAGCGCCTGGTCAACTGGGACACCAAGTTCCACACCGCCATCTCCGACCTCGAAGTGGAAAACCACGACGAGAAAGGCTCGCTGTGGAACCTGCGCTACCCGCTGGCCGACGGCAAGAAAACAGCTGAAGGCAATGATTACCTGATCGTCGCCACCACCCGCCCGGAAACCATGCTCGGCGACAGCGCCGTGGCCGTGCACCCGGAAGACGAGCGCTACAAGGCGCTGATCGGCAGCTTCGTCGAACTGCCGCTGCTGGGCCGCCGCATCCCGATCATCGCCGACGACTACTGCGACCCCGAGTTCGGCACCGGCTGCGTGAAGATCACCCCGGCGCATGACTTCAACGACTACGAAGTGGGCAAGCGCCACAACCTGCCGCTGATCAACATCTTCGACAAGAACGCCGCCGTGCTGGCTCAGGCCCAGGTGTTCAACCTCGACGGTAGCGTCAACGAGCAGATCGAAGCGAACATTCCGGCGCAGTTCGCCGGTCTGGATCGCTTCGAAGCGCGCAAGCAGATCGTCGCCGCCTTCGACGCCGCCGGCCTGCTGGAAAAGATCGAAGACCACGCCCTGAAAGTGCCGAAGGGCGACCGCTCCGGCACCGTCATCGAGCCGTGGCTGACCGACCAGTGGTACGTCTCCACCAAGCCGCTGGCCGAGAAAGCCATCGCCGTGGTCGAGAGTGGCGAAATCCAGTTCGTGCCCAAGCAGTACGAGAACATGTACTTCAGCTGGATGCGTGACATTCAGGACTGGTGCATCAGCCGTCAGCTGTGGTGGGGCCACCGCATTCCGGCCTGGTACGACGATGCCGGCAACGTCTACGTCGGCCGTGACGAGGCGGAAGTACGCGCCAAGCACAACCTCGGTGACATCGCCCTGCGCCAGGACGAAGACGTGCTCGACACCTGGTTCAGCTCCGGTCTGTGGACTTTCTCCACCCTCGGCTGGCCGCAGCAGACCGACTTCCTCAAGACCTTCCACCCTACCGACGTGCTGGTCACCGGCTTCGACATCATCTTCTTCTGGGTCGCCCGGATGATCATGCTGTCGACCCACCTGACCGGGCAGATTCCGTTCAAGACCGTCTATGTGCACGGCCTGGTACGCGACGGCCAGGGCCAGAAGATGTCCAAGTCCAAGGGCAACGTGCTCGACCCGCTGGACATCGTCGACGGCATCGACCTCGAAGCCCTGGTGGCCAAGCGCACCAGCGGCATGATGCAGCCCAAGCTGGCCGAGAAGATCGCCAAGCAGACCCGCGCCGAATTCCCCGACGGCATCGCCGCCTACGGCACCGACGCGCTGCGCTTCACCAACCTGGCGCTGGCCTCCACCGGCCGCGACATCAAGTTCGACATGGGCCGCGTCGAGGGTTACCGCAACTTCTGCAACAAGCTGTGGAACGCCGCCAACTTCGTCATCGAGAACACCGATGACAAGGACACTGGCGTAGGTGGCGAGGCAGTCGAACTGTCGCCGGTCGATCGCTGGATCATCTCCGCGCTGCAGCGCACCGAGGCAGACGTGACCCGCCACCTCGACGCCTTCCGCTTCGACCTGGCGGCGCAAACCCTGTACGAGTTCATCTGGGACGAGTACTGCGCCTGGTACCTGGAGCTGGTCAAGCCGGTACTGTGGGACGAGAACGCGCCCATCGAGCGCCAGCGCGGCACCCGCCGCACCCTGGTACGCGTACTGGAAGTGATCCTGCGCCTGGCCCACCCGTTCATGCCGTTCATCACTGAAGAAATCTGGCAGCGCATCAAGGCCCAGGCCGGCGTGCAGGGCGATACCCTGATGCTGCAACCCTGGCCGGTGGCCAACGAGAGCCGCATCGACGCCGCCGCCGAAGGCGACATTGAGTGGGTCAAGCAACTGATGCTTGGCGTGCGCCAGATCCGTGGTGAGATGAAAATCTCCATGGCCAAGCGCATCGATATCATCGTTGCCAACGCCAGTGCCGAAGACCTGCGCCGCCTGGCCGACTTCGAGCCGCTGCTGAGCAAATTGGCCAAGCTCGAGTCAGTGCGCGTGCTGGCTGCCGGTGAAGAAGCGCCGATGTCCGCCACCACTCTGGTCGGCGAGATGGAAGTGCTGGTACCGATGGCCGGGCTGATCGACAAGGACGCCGAACTGGCGCGCCTGGACAAGGAAATCGGTCGTCTGGAAGGCGAAGTGCAGCGCGTCGGCGGCAAGCTGAGCAACCAGGGCTTCGTCGCCAAGGCGCCGGCAGAAGTGCTGGAGAAGGAACGCGCCAAACTGGCCGAGGCTGAACAAGCCCTGGCCAAGATGGTCGAGCAGCGCGGCAAGATCGCCGCACTCTGA
- the nhaD gene encoding sodium:proton antiporter NhaD, with amino-acid sequence MYALMALVFVLGYLCIALEHPLKIDKAASALLTAVIAWTLLVLGADSILPLLGTGTAGSSTNTHHVVEELRHHLGEISEILFFLMGAMTIVELIDAHEGFKVITDRIRTHKRVHLLWLVGLITFFLSAALDNLATTIVMISLLRKLIADRHERWFYAGIVVIAANAGGAWSPIGDVTTTMLWIGNQVTATGIITKLFLPSLICLLVPLLIMSFRLKGEVAEPRIKESAESRRDPTTPFERNLVFCLGLGALIFVPVFKTITHLPPYMGILFGLSLLWITTEIIHRSKNSEEKDPLSVVGVLRRIDITSVLFFLGILLAVSALSSAGHLIQVATLLKDSLGNIYSIAISIGMLSAVVDNVPMVAGAMKMYPLVSPENLAAAAASELPWLRNFVVNGNFWEMLAYCAGTGGSCLIIGSAAGVAAMGMEKINFIWYLKKISGLAFIGYLAGAVTYMLMFAA; translated from the coding sequence ATGTATGCGTTGATGGCACTCGTCTTCGTCCTCGGCTACCTGTGCATCGCCCTCGAGCACCCGTTAAAGATCGACAAGGCAGCCTCCGCCCTGCTCACCGCCGTGATCGCCTGGACCCTGCTGGTTCTTGGCGCCGACAGCATCCTGCCACTGCTTGGCACCGGCACCGCCGGCTCCAGCACCAACACCCATCATGTGGTCGAAGAACTGCGCCACCACCTCGGCGAGATCTCCGAGATCCTGTTCTTCCTCATGGGCGCCATGACCATCGTCGAACTGATCGACGCCCACGAGGGCTTCAAGGTCATCACCGATCGCATCCGCACCCACAAGCGCGTGCACCTGCTGTGGCTGGTGGGGTTGATCACCTTCTTCCTGTCCGCTGCACTGGACAACCTGGCCACCACCATCGTGATGATCTCGCTGCTGCGCAAGCTGATCGCCGACCGCCACGAGCGCTGGTTCTACGCCGGCATCGTGGTCATCGCCGCCAACGCCGGCGGCGCCTGGTCGCCAATTGGTGACGTGACCACCACCATGCTGTGGATTGGCAATCAGGTCACCGCCACCGGCATCATCACCAAGCTGTTTCTGCCCAGCCTGATCTGCCTGCTGGTGCCGCTGCTGATCATGAGCTTCCGCCTCAAGGGTGAAGTGGCTGAACCGCGCATCAAGGAAAGCGCCGAGAGCCGTCGCGACCCGACCACGCCCTTCGAGCGTAACCTGGTCTTCTGCCTAGGCCTCGGTGCGTTGATCTTCGTGCCGGTGTTCAAGACCATCACCCATCTGCCGCCATACATGGGCATCCTCTTCGGCCTCAGCCTGCTGTGGATCACTACCGAGATCATCCACCGCAGCAAGAACAGCGAAGAGAAGGACCCGCTGTCGGTAGTGGGCGTATTGCGCCGTATCGACATCACCAGCGTGCTGTTCTTCCTCGGCATCCTGCTAGCGGTTTCCGCGCTGTCCAGCGCCGGCCACCTGATCCAGGTGGCGACCCTGCTCAAGGACAGCCTGGGCAATATCTACAGCATCGCCATCTCCATCGGCATGCTCTCGGCCGTGGTGGACAACGTGCCGATGGTTGCCGGCGCCATGAAGATGTATCCACTTGTCAGCCCTGAAAACCTGGCGGCCGCCGCAGCAAGCGAGCTGCCATGGCTGCGCAACTTCGTGGTCAACGGCAACTTCTGGGAAATGCTCGCCTACTGCGCCGGTACCGGCGGCAGTTGCCTGATCATCGGCTCGGCTGCTGGCGTGGCGGCCATGGGCATGGAGAAGATCAACTTCATCTGGTACCTGAAGAAGATCAGCGGCCTGGCCTTCATCGGCTACCTGGCCGGTGCCGTCACCTATATGCTGATGTTCGCCGCCTGA
- a CDS encoding DNA polymerase III subunit chi: protein MDTPKPPQKPAQLLHDLESIRELLGDNGSEPPLLIDSLDPDSIPVLSDIVSAPPGPPPPFHATPTPKPTPAPQPAPAPSPLRERIEPRLHDSARDLQHLNGELRAAAQLILQDVIDDFVPQIEAELKRRLEARLPRLLPPRK from the coding sequence ATGGACACCCCCAAGCCTCCGCAAAAACCTGCTCAACTGCTGCACGACCTGGAGTCGATTCGCGAGCTGCTGGGCGATAACGGCAGTGAACCACCGCTGCTGATCGACTCGCTGGACCCGGACAGCATTCCGGTACTGTCCGATATCGTCAGCGCGCCGCCTGGCCCGCCGCCGCCTTTTCATGCAACGCCGACGCCCAAACCGACACCAGCCCCGCAGCCTGCGCCAGCGCCAAGCCCGCTGCGCGAGCGCATCGAACCGCGCCTGCATGACAGCGCCCGCGATCTGCAGCATTTGAATGGCGAGTTGCGCGCCGCCGCCCAGTTGATCCTGCAGGACGTGATCGACGATTTCGTGCCGCAGATCGAGGCCGAACTCAAGCGCCGCCTCGAAGCCCGCCTGCCACGCCTGCTACCGCCACGCAAGTAA